Below is a window of Vibrio gazogenes DNA.
TTCCAAGTAGTTGAGCGCCATTCGCGCATCACCCTGAACCAATTCAGCCAGACGGTCTAACACCTGATCCTGAAAATCAGCAGCAATCCCACCGAATCCTCTCACTTCATCCGTCACTGCCTGTTGCAGGGCATCGGTAATATCTTGTGTATTGAGAGAGGTCAACTTATAAACCCGCGCTCGGGAGAGCAATGCGTTATTAAGCTCAAATGAAGGGTTCTCGGTCGTCGCACCGATAAAAGTGACCGTTCCGTCCTCAATATGTGGCAGAAAAGCATCCTGTTGCGATTTATTAAACCGATGCACTTCGTCCACGAATAAAATAGTGCGGAAACCTGCCAATTGATTTTCCCGGGCCCGTTCAATCGCAGCGCGAATATCTTTCACCCCGGAGGTTACCGCAGACACACGCTCAACACGAGCATTGGCATAGTTGCCTGCCAACTCCGCCAATGTCGTTTTACCGGTTCCCGGTGGCCCCCAGAGAATCATCGAGTGGAGATGACCACTTTCCAACGCCCTGCGCAGCGGCTTTCCCGGACCAAGGATATGTTGCTGACCGATGTATTGCTCGATCTGCTGTGGTCTCATCTTTGCTGCAAGCGGACGAAAATCTTCATCCCCAGAAAAATCTAAACTATAGTTATCCACAATGATGCTTATCCGTCATTCGTTAGAGCGACTGTTCTTTTGACACAATTTGTTCTTGTAACACAATTTATTCTTGTGAAGCTATTGCCGCTGATCATCCACTTCGACACCCGTGGGAATCTTGAACTGAAACAAATGGTTATCCGGCCGCTTCAGTTTGATTTGTTGAAACGAGAATAGACTTTTCTGCCCATCCTGTTCAATCACATCAAAACCTTTTACCACACCTTTTTTGTCAATTCGAATATGAAATTCCCCCTGCCGACTGTCTGTTGTTGTCGGAACAAGTGTAAATTCATTCCCTTGCTGCGAAACACGATAATGTTCCCAGTCTTGTTTGCGGTTTCTCGTCAGCAACACAAATGGTGTCTGCTCGGTTGCCTGAGATTGATTATAGATAGAGACCTGTTCTACAAAAGGATTGTAATACCAAACGGTTGTACCATCCGATACGAGTAGATTCTCATCCGGTGAAACCGTTTCCCAACGAAACAGACTCGGGCGGGCAATGTCCACTTTCCCTTCTCCCTGAGCAACGACATCACCATCTGGGCTGAGAACTTGCTGTTGAAAATGGGCACTGAATCCATCATTTAACGCAAGCCTCGTACTTAATTCATCCTTCGGATCCGCCAGTGCTGAAAAGCTACAGGCCATTGATATCAATAGAAAGAAGGCAACCAGTTTTTTCATGTGTTCTCCGTTGCTGAACAAATATGAATTGTTATTGATGGATATAGAC
It encodes the following:
- the lolA gene encoding outer membrane lipoprotein chaperone LolA, whose translation is MKKLVAFFLLISMACSFSALADPKDELSTRLALNDGFSAHFQQQVLSPDGDVVAQGEGKVDIARPSLFRWETVSPDENLLVSDGTTVWYYNPFVEQVSIYNQSQATEQTPFVLLTRNRKQDWEHYRVSQQGNEFTLVPTTTDSRQGEFHIRIDKKGVVKGFDVIEQDGQKSLFSFQQIKLKRPDNHLFQFKIPTGVEVDDQRQ